One Malus domestica chromosome 11, GDT2T_hap1 genomic region harbors:
- the LOC139189485 gene encoding uncharacterized protein, translated as MVGSTLAKILDKHCLEGHNFPSWYRNVKILLTLEKIVYVLDKAPPHIPLGPEATEDERAKYDKHVKGDTQAKCYMLAAMNEELQRQHKGMDNASSIILHLTKLYGEGTRNRHFSTVSELVNTKMVKGAPIHQHVLKMIRLIEQLENLGTPLDGELAQDFILASLSDSFSQFVMTYNMNKMDITVSELLNMLVTAEKTMKKENIVGTAAVAYTKPSTSKAKPKGKGKANEKKSPTHKAQGGVKKKKANEPKGTCHHCGKDGHWKRNCRLYLASLKDKPQGDGAK; from the exons atggttggaagcacacttgcAAAGATACTCGACAAGCATTGCcttgaggggcacaatttcccatcttggtatcgtaatgtcaagattctcctaaccttgGAGAAAATTGTTTACGttctagacaaggctccacctcacatacctcttggccctgaggccactgaggatgaacgtgctaagtatgacaagcacgttaagggtgatacacaagccaagtgctatatGTTGGCTGCCATGAATGAGGAGTTACAGAGACAGCACAAGGGTATGGACAATGCATCCTCTatcatactccatcttacgaagttatatggtgaagggacgcgcaaccgtcacTTCAGCACTGTCAGTGAACTTGTGAACACCAAAATGGTCAAGGGAGCCCCAATACATCAACATGTATTGAAGATGATTAgactcattgaacaattggagaacctaggtactccacttgacggggaattggcccaggacttcatcttagcttctctttctgattcgttCTCGCAGTTCGTTATGACCTACAATATGAACAAGATGGATATCACtgtctctgagttactaaacatgttagtaaccgctgagaagactatgaagaaagagaacattgtggggactgctgcagtagcctacaccAAGCCGTCCACTTCCAAAGCTAAACcgaaaggcaaaggcaaagcaaatgagaagaagtcacccactcaTAAGGCACAAGGaggagtgaagaaaaagaaggcaaatgagcctaaggggacttgccaccactgtggaaaggacgggcattggaagaggaattgcaggttatacctagCATCTCtgaaggacaagccacaag GTGatggagccaagtag